One Cohnella candidum genomic region harbors:
- a CDS encoding HPr family phosphocarrier protein: MSNNAAIVELSQTANKFRSSIVLQAENKYIDVKSILGLFTTLVGGHSYELHVHGPDAEEAKSALAEIFAKHNLNVKVVD; this comes from the coding sequence ATGTCTAACAACGCGGCAATCGTGGAATTGTCCCAAACCGCCAACAAATTTCGCTCTTCGATCGTACTTCAAGCCGAAAACAAGTACATCGACGTCAAAAGCATCCTCGGACTGTTCACCACGTTGGTAGGCGGACATTCCTATGAACTGCACGTTCACGGTCCGGATGCCGAGGAAGCGAAAAGCGCTTTGGCCGAAATTTTCGCGAAGCACAACCTGAACGTGAAAGTCGTGGATTAA
- a CDS encoding DUF1507 family protein: MALLETDTIDNLKHKAQRLLQEDADKIEKLIAIQMENLTTRQCPLYEEVLDTQMYGFSRAVDFAVRAGLLEEGTGKLLVSQLERNLALLYEALNQKIE, translated from the coding sequence ATGGCTCTGCTGGAAACGGATACGATAGATAACCTGAAGCATAAGGCGCAACGCCTGCTGCAGGAAGATGCCGATAAAATCGAGAAGCTGATCGCCATTCAGATGGAGAATTTGACCACCCGGCAATGTCCGCTTTACGAAGAAGTGCTCGATACGCAGATGTACGGGTTTTCCCGTGCGGTCGACTTCGCGGTGCGGGCGGGACTCCTCGAAGAGGGGACCGGCAAACTGCTGGTCAGCCAGCTGGAACGCAATCTGGCGCTGCTTTACGAAGCCTTGAATCAAAAAATAGAGTAG
- the cax gene encoding calcium/proton exchanger: MKKLFFPLLIATFVLSAAAHYMHWGAEIEFILSAAAIVFVAGFLGKATESVAHYAGQRVGGLLNATFGNAAELIIAIFLIKEGLFDVVKASLTGAIIGNLLLVLGASALAGGLKFKEQKFNVHLAGQNASLMLLGIIALFVPAVFVKTENFPESETLTLSVVVAAFLILAYAGWLIYSMVTHKDLLEDHVDTQADHGEEAAWSKGRSILYLTLATVMVAFVSEWLVHTLHVFTARFGMSELFVGAFVVAIIGNAAEHSAAIMLALKNKMGAAVEIAVGSSLQIALFVAPVLVFVSLLFEQHMNLIFSTIELAAIGVSVLIATSISRDGSTTWYEGKLLLIVYAILGVAFYFV, translated from the coding sequence TTGAAAAAGTTGTTTTTTCCCCTGCTGATCGCCACGTTCGTGCTCAGCGCCGCCGCCCATTACATGCACTGGGGGGCGGAAATCGAATTCATCCTTTCCGCGGCCGCCATCGTCTTCGTGGCCGGATTCCTCGGAAAAGCGACCGAGTCCGTCGCCCATTACGCCGGACAGCGCGTAGGCGGACTGCTGAACGCGACCTTCGGCAACGCCGCCGAACTGATCATCGCGATTTTCCTGATTAAAGAAGGTTTGTTCGACGTCGTGAAAGCCAGCTTGACGGGCGCGATCATCGGCAACCTGCTGCTCGTCCTCGGCGCGAGCGCCTTAGCCGGCGGTCTGAAATTCAAAGAACAGAAGTTCAACGTGCACCTGGCCGGACAGAACGCCTCGCTGATGCTGCTGGGCATCATCGCCTTGTTCGTTCCCGCGGTGTTCGTGAAAACCGAAAACTTCCCGGAATCGGAGACGCTGACGCTCAGCGTTGTCGTCGCAGCCTTCCTGATCCTGGCCTATGCAGGCTGGCTGATCTATTCCATGGTCACGCATAAAGACCTGCTGGAGGACCATGTGGACACGCAGGCGGACCATGGCGAAGAGGCGGCTTGGTCCAAAGGCAGATCGATCCTGTACCTGACCCTGGCGACCGTCATGGTCGCGTTCGTGAGCGAATGGCTCGTGCATACCCTGCACGTGTTCACGGCGCGTTTCGGCATGTCCGAGCTGTTCGTCGGCGCCTTCGTCGTCGCCATCATCGGCAACGCCGCGGAACACAGCGCCGCCATCATGCTGGCGCTCAAAAACAAAATGGGCGCCGCCGTCGAAATCGCGGTCGGCAGCAGTCTCCAGATCGCTTTGTTCGTCGCTCCGGTGCTCGTGTTCGTCAGCTTGCTGTTCGAGCAGCACATGAACCTGATCTTCTCCACGATCGAGCTTGCCGCGATCGGGGTGTCGGTGCTAATCGCCACCTCCATCTCCCGGGACGGATCGACGACCTGGTACGAAGGCAAATTGCTCCTCATCGTATACGCCATTCTGGGCGTCGCCTTTTACTTCGTCTAA
- a CDS encoding Asp23/Gls24 family envelope stress response protein: protein MTEEVLQEGLIRISDDVVATIAGLAALETPGVAAMSGGISEGLAKRLSGRNAQKGVSVEVGQLEAAIDLRIVVHYGIPIHEVGRRLQDNVREAVENMTGLRVVEVNVKIEGVAFKDEEPDADSQRVK from the coding sequence ATGACGGAAGAAGTTCTTCAGGAAGGACTTATACGCATATCCGACGACGTCGTCGCTACGATAGCCGGGCTTGCCGCATTGGAAACGCCGGGCGTTGCCGCCATGTCGGGCGGCATTTCCGAAGGGCTCGCCAAGCGGCTCAGCGGACGCAACGCCCAGAAGGGCGTTTCCGTTGAAGTCGGGCAGCTCGAAGCGGCGATCGACCTGAGGATCGTCGTGCATTACGGCATTCCGATCCACGAAGTCGGCCGGAGGCTTCAGGATAACGTGCGCGAAGCCGTCGAGAACATGACCGGCCTGCGCGTCGTCGAGGTCAACGTGAAAATCGAAGGCGTCGCCTTCAAGGACGAAGAGCCCGATGCGGATTCGCAACGGGTGAAATAA
- the ftsW gene encoding putative lipid II flippase FtsW produces MMKTPAAGQRGSPDFLLLILTLLLVGFGLVMVFSASSSMTVVSAKFGNDALYFTKKQLLWAGLGTFVMLMLMNVHYEKFKKWFAPFLFLTIGMLVVVLFVADNINGARSWLGIGGFGIQPTEFAKLAVILYLAAIITKKDEKFREFKRGLLPVLIVLFVIVLLILMQPDVGSCLILMLCAAAVIFAGGSNLKQYFTIVGVAAGLGILGASIYTMSHPGGGFRGARFTAFLNPLADEKNTGYHLVRSLEAFGHGGLTGAGLGHSVQKLFYLPYAYNDFIFAVIAEELGFIGTTVFLLFYILFLWRALIVALRCPDVYGTLVGIGIVSLISIQALINMGGVSGAIPVTGVTLPFISYGGSSMLMTLFSMGILLSISREYNRVGTKEKDRRPNRT; encoded by the coding sequence ATGATGAAAACCCCGGCCGCGGGCCAGCGTGGGTCGCCGGATTTTCTTCTTCTTATCTTGACGCTGCTGCTCGTCGGTTTCGGCCTGGTCATGGTATTCAGCGCGAGCTCCAGCATGACCGTCGTTTCCGCCAAGTTCGGCAATGACGCTTTGTATTTTACGAAAAAACAGCTGCTGTGGGCAGGGCTCGGCACGTTCGTGATGCTGATGCTGATGAACGTCCACTACGAGAAGTTCAAAAAGTGGTTCGCCCCGTTCCTGTTTCTGACGATCGGCATGCTGGTCGTCGTCCTGTTCGTGGCCGACAACATCAACGGTGCCCGAAGCTGGCTCGGCATCGGCGGATTCGGCATTCAGCCGACGGAATTCGCGAAGCTGGCGGTCATCCTGTACCTGGCCGCCATCATCACCAAAAAAGACGAGAAGTTCCGGGAATTCAAACGCGGTTTGCTGCCGGTTCTCATCGTCCTTTTCGTCATCGTCCTTCTCATCCTGATGCAGCCTGACGTCGGATCATGCTTGATCCTCATGCTTTGCGCGGCGGCGGTCATCTTCGCCGGGGGGTCCAACCTGAAGCAATACTTCACGATCGTGGGCGTTGCGGCCGGACTCGGCATTCTCGGGGCCAGCATCTATACGATGTCCCATCCGGGCGGCGGTTTCCGCGGGGCGCGTTTCACGGCGTTTTTGAACCCGCTGGCGGACGAAAAAAACACGGGCTACCACCTGGTCCGCTCGCTGGAAGCGTTCGGCCACGGGGGCCTGACCGGCGCCGGCCTTGGGCACAGCGTCCAAAAGCTGTTCTACCTTCCTTACGCTTATAACGACTTCATCTTCGCGGTCATCGCAGAAGAGCTGGGCTTCATCGGCACGACGGTGTTCCTGCTGTTCTACATTCTCTTCCTCTGGCGGGCGCTCATCGTGGCGCTTCGGTGTCCGGATGTGTACGGAACGCTCGTCGGCATCGGAATCGTTTCCCTGATTTCCATCCAAGCCCTGATCAACATGGGCGGCGTCAGCGGAGCCATCCCCGTTACCGGGGTCACGCTTCCTTTCATCAGCTACGGAGGTTCGTCCATGCTGATGACCTTGTTCTCGATGGGCATCCTGCTCAGTATCTCCCGGGAATACAACCGGGTCGGAACCAAGGAGAAGGATCGGCGCCCCAACAGAACGTGA
- a CDS encoding YugN family protein translates to MILENTGLNGLRSDLAHLDESAEKLGFVRWQWEYRRATYDLKLHDRSSGEDYFLRFSTRAVEGKLENPDAVLELEHVYIGRATFPHGLDYESPIPQPILNTATQRAQELKQLLA, encoded by the coding sequence ATGATACTCGAAAATACGGGCTTAAACGGACTGCGCAGCGACCTTGCACACCTTGACGAATCGGCCGAGAAACTCGGTTTCGTCCGTTGGCAATGGGAATACCGCCGCGCTACATATGATTTGAAACTGCACGACCGTTCCAGCGGGGAAGATTACTTCCTGCGCTTCAGCACGCGCGCCGTGGAAGGCAAACTCGAAAATCCGGACGCCGTCCTCGAATTGGAGCACGTCTACATCGGACGCGCGACGTTCCCCCACGGCCTGGACTACGAATCGCCGATTCCGCAGCCGATTTTGAATACGGCAACGCAGCGCGCGCAGGAACTGAAGCAGCTGCTGGCTTAA
- a CDS encoding M20 metallopeptidase family protein, protein MKESILQSLYPDMVKWRRHLHQHPELSFHEFETSKMIGDLLESWGLEVRRGVAGTGVTAKLTGALPGRNVALRADIDALPIADEKACEYASTVPGVMHACGHDAHTAQLLAVARYYSLNRDKTEGTRLFLFQPAEETLPGGAVSMVSEGVLEGIDAIFGVHLWSPLPYGVVATRPGPIMACPDEFEVEIVGRGGHAGLPHESADALVTGAALVTALQTIVSRSVNPLDAAVLSVGQLHAGTANNVIAERCRLSGTVRSFTPETRSLVRRRLEEVVAHVCRMHGTEYRFRYFEGYPPVVNDEAEAARVLAVAASALPDCRTVVSERIMAGEDFSYYLKEKPGCFIFVGAGAEDGSSAPHHHPRFDVDERAMLVAARLLTAVADDAASTVSGA, encoded by the coding sequence ATGAAGGAGAGTATCCTGCAGTCGCTTTATCCCGACATGGTGAAATGGCGCCGGCATTTGCACCAACATCCGGAGCTTTCCTTTCACGAGTTCGAAACGTCGAAAATGATCGGGGACCTGCTCGAATCGTGGGGGCTCGAGGTGCGCCGCGGCGTGGCGGGCACGGGTGTCACCGCGAAGCTGACGGGGGCGCTTCCGGGCCGAAACGTCGCGCTGAGGGCGGATATCGACGCGCTGCCGATCGCCGACGAGAAAGCGTGCGAATATGCGTCGACCGTGCCGGGCGTCATGCACGCCTGCGGGCATGACGCCCATACCGCGCAGCTGCTGGCGGTCGCCCGTTATTACAGCTTGAACCGGGACAAGACGGAGGGCACCCGCCTGTTCCTGTTCCAGCCCGCCGAAGAGACGCTTCCGGGAGGAGCGGTCAGCATGGTTTCGGAAGGCGTGCTGGAGGGGATTGACGCCATCTTCGGCGTTCACCTTTGGTCGCCCCTTCCCTATGGCGTCGTGGCGACGCGTCCGGGTCCGATCATGGCTTGCCCCGACGAATTTGAAGTCGAAATCGTCGGAAGGGGCGGGCACGCCGGCTTGCCTCATGAAAGCGCCGATGCGCTCGTGACGGGCGCCGCGCTCGTGACGGCGCTGCAGACGATCGTCTCGCGCAGCGTCAATCCGCTCGACGCGGCGGTCTTGTCGGTGGGACAGCTCCACGCGGGGACGGCGAACAACGTCATCGCCGAGCGCTGCAGGCTGAGCGGCACCGTGCGGAGCTTCACGCCGGAAACGCGGAGTTTGGTGCGCAGGCGGCTGGAGGAAGTCGTCGCCCATGTTTGCCGAATGCACGGCACGGAGTATCGGTTCCGCTATTTCGAAGGCTATCCTCCGGTCGTGAACGACGAGGCGGAAGCCGCCAGGGTTTTGGCGGTCGCCGCGTCGGCCTTGCCGGATTGCCGGACGGTTGTCAGCGAACGGATCATGGCGGGGGAGGACTTCTCCTATTATCTGAAGGAAAAGCCCGGCTGTTTTATTTTCGTCGGTGCCGGCGCGGAAGACGGTTCCTCGGCGCCGCATCACCATCCGCGGTTCGACGTCGACGAGAGGGCGATGCTGGTCGCCGCGCGCCTGCTGACGGCGGTGGCCGACGACGCGGCATCGACGGTTAGCGGAGCATAA
- a CDS encoding CBS domain-containing protein: protein MRKIADVMTEGCVTVTPKDNIYEAAVAMRDHDIGFVPVVEGKKLIGVITDRDLVIRGYAGKHSGSTSVMEVLSDDVQTVSSNLSVDEAVSLMGAKQIRRLPVVDNGELKGIVSLGDLAVREIFVSEAGEALSGISEHEHREHTIH, encoded by the coding sequence ATGCGCAAAATTGCGGATGTCATGACCGAGGGCTGCGTGACCGTCACGCCCAAGGACAACATTTACGAGGCGGCAGTGGCCATGAGGGACCACGATATCGGCTTCGTGCCGGTCGTCGAAGGAAAGAAGCTGATCGGCGTCATTACGGACCGCGATTTGGTCATCCGGGGCTACGCCGGAAAGCATTCGGGCTCGACTTCCGTCATGGAGGTGCTGTCGGACGACGTGCAGACCGTTTCCTCGAACCTGTCGGTGGACGAGGCCGTCAGCCTCATGGGGGCCAAGCAAATCCGCAGGCTTCCGGTCGTAGACAACGGGGAATTGAAAGGAATCGTGTCGCTCGGCGACCTCGCCGTCAGGGAAATTTTCGTATCCGAGGCTGGGGAAGCCCTCAGCGGCATCTCGGAGCACGAGCATCGGGAGCACACGATCCACTGA
- a CDS encoding thermonuclease family protein, with product MGRTKRTVVAACLWLTAVVCALAGCGAKTAPADAGTDIGKIISRYPELQADRAEQGTVKRVVDGDTFELESGDKVRLIGVNTPEIHGKVERYGQEAADFSGNALTGRRVILFPDVSNTDKYGRLLRYVFVAGDDEMFNEKLMREGYAQVMTVPPNVGFADSFVSLQREARAKGAGLWGGAAGNAGKETTAPESSADSAPPACPNPIKGNINAKGEKIYHVPGGSSYRATKPEKWFCTEQEALDAGFRKAAR from the coding sequence ATGGGGAGAACGAAACGGACGGTTGTGGCTGCCTGTTTGTGGCTGACGGCGGTCGTTTGCGCTTTGGCCGGCTGCGGAGCGAAAACGGCGCCGGCGGATGCCGGAACCGACATCGGGAAAATTATCAGCCGCTATCCCGAGCTTCAGGCAGACCGGGCGGAACAGGGTACGGTGAAGCGAGTCGTGGACGGCGACACGTTCGAGCTCGAGAGCGGAGACAAAGTTCGGCTGATCGGCGTCAACACGCCGGAGATCCACGGAAAAGTCGAGCGTTACGGCCAAGAGGCCGCCGATTTCAGCGGCAACGCGTTGACGGGGCGCCGGGTGATCCTGTTTCCCGACGTTTCGAACACGGATAAATACGGGCGTCTGCTCCGGTACGTATTCGTGGCGGGAGACGACGAAATGTTCAATGAGAAGCTGATGCGCGAAGGCTACGCGCAGGTCATGACCGTGCCGCCGAACGTCGGTTTCGCCGATTCGTTCGTGTCGCTTCAGCGGGAAGCGCGGGCGAAGGGAGCCGGATTATGGGGAGGCGCCGCGGGGAACGCTGGAAAAGAGACAACCGCGCCGGAATCGTCCGCGGACTCGGCGCCTCCCGCCTGCCCGAACCCGATCAAAGGCAACATCAATGCCAAAGGGGAAAAAATCTATCACGTTCCCGGCGGCAGCTCCTATCGGGCGACGAAGCCCGAAAAATGGTTTTGCACGGAACAGGAGGCGCTGGACGCGGGATTCCGGAAAGCGGCGAGATAA
- a CDS encoding DNA repair helicase XPB, whose translation MSSSLPLWVQSDGTLLLDARHPLCEEALNALRPIAELTKRPGHLHTYRMTPVSLWNAAANGENADSVVEKLRRVARFGIPVSVEREIRERMGSFGRFRLRSGPEGLYLTSDVPDRLRMAFEWPDAAECFDSSPENSEIRVAVKPDRRGALKSALAARGCPVVDEAGFRSGGSLAVGFKEINADGQSVSLRSYQREALDAFLGPDRNGGGSGVAVLPCGAGKTWVGMAALAALGCETLILTPNAMSVTQWIRELLRNTTLGEEEVGEYTGSSKQVRPVTVATYQVLTYRRSKTGGHPHWKLFEDRDWGLIIYDEVHLLPAPVFRMTADLQATRRLGLTATLVREDGRETDVFALIGPKRYELAWKRGEREGWIAEAACHEIRVPLPEPAARQYREAPPRSRHRIAGENPAKAEVVRGLLVRHAGMPTIVIGQYLNQLRRLAAELGLPLVTGSMPQEERKKLFDRFNRGEIGTLLVSKVANFAVDLPDAAVAIQVSGSYGSRQEEAQRLGRVLRPKKSGSAASFYTLVSEETDEVEFSRNRGRFLVEQGYAYSVDVWEAAGVSGAEGAAT comes from the coding sequence ATGTCGTCGTCCCTGCCGCTGTGGGTGCAATCTGACGGGACCCTGCTGCTTGACGCCCGCCACCCGCTCTGCGAAGAAGCGCTGAACGCGCTTCGCCCGATCGCGGAGCTGACCAAACGGCCGGGCCATCTCCATACGTACCGGATGACGCCGGTTTCGCTGTGGAACGCCGCCGCGAACGGAGAGAACGCGGACTCCGTGGTGGAGAAGCTGCGCCGGGTCGCCCGGTTCGGCATCCCGGTTTCCGTGGAGCGGGAAATCCGCGAACGCATGGGGAGCTTCGGCCGTTTTCGGCTGCGCAGCGGGCCCGAAGGTTTGTATTTGACGTCCGACGTGCCGGATCGGCTGCGGATGGCTTTCGAATGGCCGGATGCGGCCGAATGCTTCGACAGCTCACCGGAGAACAGCGAGATTCGGGTCGCCGTGAAGCCCGATCGGAGAGGCGCTCTCAAAAGCGCGTTAGCCGCGCGGGGCTGCCCCGTCGTCGACGAAGCCGGATTCCGGAGCGGCGGATCGCTGGCGGTCGGATTCAAGGAAATCAACGCGGACGGCCAATCCGTGAGTCTGCGGAGCTACCAGCGGGAAGCGCTGGACGCGTTCCTGGGTCCGGACCGGAACGGAGGCGGGAGCGGCGTGGCCGTGCTTCCGTGCGGGGCAGGCAAAACGTGGGTCGGCATGGCCGCGTTGGCCGCGCTCGGCTGCGAAACGCTGATTTTGACCCCGAACGCGATGTCCGTAACCCAATGGATCCGGGAACTGCTTCGGAACACGACGCTGGGGGAAGAGGAGGTCGGAGAATACACGGGCTCGAGCAAACAAGTGCGGCCCGTAACCGTCGCGACCTACCAGGTGCTGACGTACCGCCGTTCCAAGACGGGCGGACACCCGCATTGGAAGTTGTTCGAGGATCGGGACTGGGGCTTGATCATTTATGATGAAGTCCATCTGCTTCCCGCTCCCGTATTCCGGATGACCGCCGATCTTCAAGCGACCCGAAGGCTCGGCCTCACCGCCACGCTGGTGAGGGAAGACGGGCGGGAGACCGACGTTTTCGCGCTTATCGGCCCCAAACGCTACGAGCTGGCCTGGAAGCGGGGCGAGCGGGAAGGCTGGATCGCGGAAGCGGCCTGCCATGAAATCCGGGTACCGCTCCCCGAGCCTGCGGCGAGGCAATACCGGGAAGCGCCGCCGCGTTCCCGTCATCGGATCGCCGGGGAAAACCCGGCCAAGGCGGAGGTCGTGCGGGGCTTGCTCGTCCGGCATGCGGGGATGCCGACGATCGTGATCGGCCAATATTTAAACCAACTGCGGAGGCTTGCCGCCGAATTGGGCCTCCCCCTGGTGACCGGTTCCATGCCGCAAGAAGAGAGGAAAAAGCTGTTCGACCGGTTTAACCGGGGCGAGATCGGCACGCTTCTCGTGTCCAAGGTGGCCAATTTCGCCGTCGACCTGCCGGACGCCGCCGTGGCGATCCAGGTATCCGGCAGCTACGGCTCGCGGCAAGAGGAAGCCCAGCGCTTGGGCCGAGTCCTCCGTCCGAAAAAGTCGGGCTCGGCCGCCTCGTTCTACACGCTGGTGAGCGAGGAAACGGACGAGGTCGAGTTCAGCCGCAACCGCGGGAGGTTTCTGGTCGAGCAAGGCTATGCCTACTCCGTCGACGTCTGGGAGGCAGCCGGCGTGAGCGGGGCGGAAGGAGCCGCCACATGA
- a CDS encoding helicase-associated domain-containing protein — protein MNAAPSVDKLPESIGAVIGAEPAVAVRLKRGMVLRDILSSPEWAEDWARQSDPTLKRLFACLLLRFGSTAFEEEKGAVEALKDGLHTGAEWRAGLARLRRAGVLFAIRKTWGDRLYYVPTDMAAVWQRLLLPANAEPLAAIESADVVPRPAPYRPTLALKLLSAWAFIGRKGLPLTAKGAISKPAAEKLASVMKIASEELAPLGLVYPQHDQQPAASALAVDLGLVTGVLKRMDGAIAVDAAGAAAWTANPIAFADAVLHRRILERYAASDPARHMAASAIADCRPDAWYRELEIARIGVRPIDVEVWLDLLAAFGWAEWGTIGNEGVFRLTVPLDISVFAAAEDETEPFHVQPDGEIYVPPGVGLAERWALEELAEPVSADRVYVYRLTKSAAERAYENGWPLERVRSFLERGSGMPVPGPVEDALRDWLRNLGKIRLEEAVLLRTDSAETASWLLEDAEIAGKLAERLGDRDFLVSRDALKGLEARLAKTGFKPSKPPAAPAEGTAASETADRNEASTEPGWIYCGTVLSFYEPDRSVVSDSELFPGLEQVPAAWFRKPGAYHATTRQELIRRAIGWRTALQLGDDEAEPDLFVPHSIDTHADSWEVRGRWKAREDQAGRGADTYETVSLPADRFGLVKIVLPQWDSPSVP, from the coding sequence ATGAACGCCGCGCCTTCCGTCGACAAGCTGCCGGAATCGATCGGCGCGGTGATCGGTGCCGAGCCGGCGGTCGCCGTTCGATTGAAGAGGGGGATGGTCCTCCGGGACATCCTCTCCTCGCCGGAGTGGGCGGAGGATTGGGCGAGGCAATCGGACCCAACCTTGAAGAGACTGTTCGCCTGTCTGCTGCTCCGTTTCGGCTCAACGGCGTTTGAGGAGGAGAAAGGCGCCGTAGAAGCGCTGAAGGATGGGTTGCATACCGGAGCCGAATGGCGGGCGGGTTTGGCCCGTCTGCGAAGGGCCGGCGTCCTGTTCGCGATCCGCAAAACCTGGGGAGATCGGCTTTACTACGTGCCGACCGACATGGCGGCGGTATGGCAGCGGCTCCTCCTTCCCGCCAACGCGGAGCCGCTGGCGGCTATCGAGTCCGCGGACGTCGTGCCCCGGCCGGCTCCGTATCGCCCGACCCTCGCGCTTAAGCTGCTGTCCGCATGGGCTTTCATCGGACGCAAAGGCCTTCCGCTCACCGCGAAAGGAGCGATCTCCAAGCCGGCTGCGGAGAAGCTGGCGTCCGTGATGAAGATCGCTTCGGAAGAGCTTGCCCCGCTGGGGCTCGTCTACCCGCAGCACGATCAGCAGCCGGCCGCTTCCGCGCTGGCGGTGGACCTTGGTCTCGTAACGGGCGTGCTGAAAAGGATGGACGGAGCCATTGCCGTGGACGCTGCCGGAGCCGCGGCATGGACGGCAAACCCGATCGCCTTTGCGGATGCCGTTCTGCACCGCCGGATCCTCGAGCGGTATGCGGCGTCGGATCCGGCAAGGCACATGGCCGCGTCCGCGATCGCGGACTGCCGTCCGGACGCCTGGTACCGGGAGCTCGAAATCGCGAGGATCGGAGTCCGGCCTATCGACGTGGAGGTTTGGCTCGATCTGCTTGCTGCGTTCGGTTGGGCGGAATGGGGTACCATCGGGAATGAAGGAGTATTCCGACTGACAGTGCCATTGGATATAAGCGTCTTCGCGGCGGCTGAGGACGAAACGGAGCCGTTTCACGTCCAACCCGACGGGGAAATTTACGTTCCGCCAGGCGTTGGACTTGCCGAAAGGTGGGCCTTGGAGGAGTTGGCGGAGCCGGTATCGGCCGATCGCGTCTATGTTTATCGGTTAACGAAATCCGCGGCCGAAAGGGCTTATGAGAACGGCTGGCCGCTGGAGCGGGTCCGTTCGTTTCTCGAAAGGGGATCGGGCATGCCGGTGCCCGGTCCCGTCGAAGACGCGCTGCGGGATTGGTTGCGGAATTTGGGCAAAATCCGGCTCGAAGAAGCCGTCCTGCTGAGGACGGACAGCGCGGAAACCGCGTCATGGCTTCTGGAGGATGCCGAGATCGCCGGGAAGCTTGCGGAACGGCTGGGGGACCGGGATTTCCTCGTGAGCCGGGACGCGCTGAAAGGTTTGGAGGCGAGGCTGGCGAAAACCGGCTTCAAGCCGTCTAAACCCCCGGCGGCGCCGGCCGAGGGGACAGCAGCTTCGGAGACTGCGGATCGAAACGAAGCGTCGACGGAGCCGGGCTGGATTTATTGCGGCACCGTCTTGTCCTTCTATGAGCCCGACCGTTCCGTCGTATCGGATTCCGAGCTGTTTCCGGGCCTGGAGCAGGTGCCGGCCGCCTGGTTCAGGAAGCCGGGCGCGTATCACGCCACGACGAGGCAGGAGCTGATCCGCCGGGCGATCGGCTGGCGTACGGCGCTGCAGCTTGGAGATGACGAAGCGGAGCCGGATCTATTCGTTCCGCATTCCATCGACACGCATGCAGACAGCTGGGAGGTGCGCGGAAGGTGGAAGGCGCGCGAAGATCAGGCGGGACGAGGGGCCGACACTTACGAAACGGTGTCTTTGCCGGCGGATCGGTTCGGCCTGGTGAAAATCGTTCTGCCGCAATGGGATTCCCCGAGCGTGCCTTAA
- a CDS encoding YlbF family regulator yields the protein MPQGEVKRLAVMPETLPVLPLDAFEEPADWTELLSKAYTLGEMIKRSAMADDYVYWKKKVEEDAEAKEVSRRLSKAKEKFAECERFGRFHPDYNEALDRVYAVQAEMDKLESVNRFKQAERELDELLHDISFTVARAVSESVKVPEADSQAKGGGCGGGGSCSCGSGGCG from the coding sequence ATGCCGCAAGGTGAGGTGAAACGCTTGGCTGTGATGCCGGAAACCCTCCCCGTATTGCCTCTGGACGCCTTCGAGGAGCCTGCCGATTGGACGGAGCTTCTATCAAAGGCGTACACGCTGGGAGAAATGATCAAACGATCCGCGATGGCGGATGATTACGTATACTGGAAGAAGAAAGTCGAAGAGGACGCGGAAGCGAAGGAAGTGTCCCGCCGGCTTTCCAAAGCCAAAGAGAAATTCGCGGAATGCGAGCGGTTCGGCCGCTTCCATCCGGACTATAACGAAGCGCTCGACCGGGTTTACGCCGTGCAGGCCGAAATGGACAAGCTGGAATCGGTCAACCGATTCAAACAAGCGGAGCGCGAGCTGGACGAATTGCTGCACGACATTTCGTTCACCGTGGCCCGCGCGGTGTCGGAGAGCGTCAAAGTGCCGGAAGCGGACTCCCAAGCCAAGGGCGGGGGCTGCGGAGGCGGCGGAAGCTGCTCCTGCGGGAGCGGCGGCTGCGGATGA
- a CDS encoding YlbG family protein produces the protein MFAERLGYIVWFSDFKAARGLDKYGSLHYLSRKMNYAVLYMNADSAEEALRHLQKLPYVRKIERSYRGEIKTEYEKNVPDKTRFYSL, from the coding sequence ATGTTCGCAGAACGGCTCGGTTATATCGTATGGTTCAGTGATTTCAAAGCCGCAAGGGGATTGGATAAATACGGTTCCCTCCATTATTTGTCCCGCAAGATGAACTACGCGGTACTGTACATGAACGCGGACAGCGCGGAAGAAGCGTTGCGCCATCTGCAAAAGCTTCCCTACGTCCGCAAGATCGAACGCTCCTACCGGGGCGAGATCAAAACCGAATACGAGAAAAACGTTCCCGATAAAACGAGGTTTTACAGCTTGTAA